The genomic window GCAGGGTGCGGATGAGCTCCAGGCCGGTGCGGTCACCGACGTGGGCCAGCCGGGCGTAGCGGTGGCCGCCGAAGTCGCGCTGGCTGATCAGACCGTCGGGGGTGCGGTCGAACAGCGCGCCCCAGTCCTCGAGCTCGCGCACGCGGTCGGGCGCCTCCTGCGCGTGCAGCTGGGCCATGCGCCAGTGGTTGAGCATCTTCCCGCCGCGCATGGTGTCCCGGAAGTGCACCCGCCAGTCGTCCTCCGGGTAGGCGTTGCCCATCGCCGCGGCGATCCCGCCCTCGGCCATGACCGTGTGCGCCTTGCCCAGCAGCGACTTGCAGACGACGGCCGTGCGCGCCCCGTCCTCGTGCGCGGCGATCGCCGCCCGCAGACCCGCGCCGCCGGCCCCGACCACCACGACGTCGTAGGCGTGCCGTTCGAACTCCATCAGAGGCGCTCCGTCGTCAGAAGAACCGGGGATCGGCGATCGTGCCGGTGGCCAGCAGGAGGACGTAGAGGTCGGCGAGGGCGACGCCGAACAGCGAGATCCACGCGAACTGCATGTGCCGGCCGTTCAGCCGGGAGACCAGCGTCCAGGCGCGGTAGCGCAGCGGGTGCCGGGAGAAGGAGTTGAGCCGGCCGCCGACGACGTGCCGGCAGGAGTGGCACGACAGCGAGTACAGCCACAGGAGGGCGGCGTTGGCCAGCAGCACCAGCGTGCCCAGGCCCATGTGCCCCCACGCGCCGGTCTCGTCGCGGAAGGCCAGGACGGCGTCGTAGGTGAGGACGACGTTGAACAGCAGGCCCAGGTAGAAGAAGTACCGGTGCGCGTTCTGCCCGAGCAGCGGCAGCCGCGTCTCGCCCGTGTACCGCCGGTGCGGCTCGGCCACCGCGCACGCCGGCGGCGAGAGCCAGAACGACCGGTAGTAGGCCTTGCGGTAGTAGTAGCAGGTGAGCCGGAAGCCGAGCGGCACGACGAGGATGTAGATCGCCGGGGAGATCCAGCTCGGCCCGGTGAACAGCTCCGGGAACGTGTCGCCCTCGCAGCCGGTGGTCAGGCACGGCGAGTAGAACGGCGAGATGTAGGGCTCGGAGAAGTAGTGCGCGTTCTGGAACGCCCGGAACGACGAGTAGGCGACGAAGGCCACCAGCGCCACCACGGTCAGCAGGGGCTGCAGCCACCAGCGGTCGGTGCGCAGGGTCCGTGCCGCGATCGCCGCGCGCCGCGGCGCGGGACCGCCGTCGCCGCGCCCGGCCGAGGTCGCCCCGGTCCCGCGCGGGGCGGTGGTGGTCACCGCCGCGTGCGGCCGGACCCGCCGATGCCCTCGTCGTCGCCGTCGCCGTGGACGGCCGCGAACGGCTCGTGCACCGCCCGGCGCGGGACGCCGCACAGCAGGTCGAGGTCGTCGCGCAGCCGGGCGACGTCGATCCTCAGCCGGCGGGCGTCCAGGGTGTTCCCGGAGTGGCGGGTCAGCGACGCGCACGCCCGTTCCAGCGCGTCCACCGCTCCGCGAGCCGCCGCCACGTCCTGCTCGAGGGACATCGCTGCCTCCAGACCCCGCCGGCGCTGGCTGAGACGGGCAGTCGACCACGGACGCCGGGGTGCCGGATAGGGGGTGCTGCGCCGCCGTTGCGCACCGCCGTGCAGTCCCCGGGAGCGGGACCTCCGCCCGTGTCCGGGGCCTCCGCCGTCGCCCTACCGTCCGCGTCGTGGTCCGTGCGTGCCCGGACCCGGGTGCGCGTCCACGTGTCGGACGAGGAGCAGCCATGACCCAGGCACTGTCGACCCTGGCAGACCGCGTGAGCGGCGCGGTGATCCGTCCCGGGGACCCGCGGTACGAGGAGGCCCGGCGCGTCTACAACGGGATGGTGGACGCCCGGCCCGCCGCGGTCGTCCGCTGCGCGACCGAGGAGGACGTGGTCGCCGTGGTGCGGCTCGCCGCCGAGCAGCGGTTGGACCTCGCCGTCCGCGGCGGCGGGCACAGCGTGCCGGGCTTCGGCACCGGGGACGGGGCGGTCGTCGCCGACCTCTCCCCGATGCAGTCGGTGGAGGTCGACGACGCGCAGCGCACCGCGACCGCCGGCGGCGGCACCACGTGGGGCCGGTTCAACGACGTCACCGCGGCCCACGGCCTGGCCACTCCCGGTGGCATCGTCTCCACGACGGGGATCGGCGGGCTGACGCTCGGCGGGGGCATCGGCTACCTCAACCGGGCGCACGGGCTGTCCTGCGACAACCTGCTGTCGGCCCGCGTGGTCACCGCCGACGGGAGCCGGCTGACCGCCAGCGACGACGAGAACCCCGACCTCTTCTGGGCGCTGCGCGGCGGCGGCGGCAACTTCGGCGTCGTCACCGACTTCACCTACCGGCTGCACCCCGTCGGCGACGTGCTGGTCGGGCTCATGTTCTTCGAGCTCTCCGACGGGCCGGCCGTCTTCCGGTACTTCGACGACGTGCTCGACGAGGCGCCCCCGGAGTACGGCGGCTACCCGGCGATGCACCTGGCGCCGCCGCTGCCGTTCGTTCCCGAGGACCGCGTCGGCCAGCCCTTCGCGGTGGTCGTCTCGTGCTGGACCGGTGATCCCGACGAGGGCGAGCGGTTCCTCGGCGGGTTCCGCCGGGTGGCGGCCCCGGCCGCCGAGATGGTGGCGCCGATGCCCTACCCGGCGCTGAACTCGCTGTTCGACCCGCTGCTGCCGCCGGGCATGCAGCACTACTGGAAGAACGCCTTCGTCACCGAGCTCACCGACGACGCGATCGCCGCGCACGTGGAGATGGGTGCCCGGATGCCGGCCGTCACCTGTGCGATGCACCTGTACACGCTGACCGGCGCGGTGCAGGACGTCCCCTCCGACGCGACG from Geodermatophilus normandii includes these protein-coding regions:
- a CDS encoding FAD-binding oxidoreductase, which translates into the protein MTQALSTLADRVSGAVIRPGDPRYEEARRVYNGMVDARPAAVVRCATEEDVVAVVRLAAEQRLDLAVRGGGHSVPGFGTGDGAVVADLSPMQSVEVDDAQRTATAGGGTTWGRFNDVTAAHGLATPGGIVSTTGIGGLTLGGGIGYLNRAHGLSCDNLLSARVVTADGSRLTASDDENPDLFWALRGGGGNFGVVTDFTYRLHPVGDVLVGLMFFELSDGPAVFRYFDDVLDEAPPEYGGYPAMHLAPPLPFVPEDRVGQPFAVVVSCWTGDPDEGERFLGGFRRVAAPAAEMVAPMPYPALNSLFDPLLPPGMQHYWKNAFVTELTDDAIAAHVEMGARMPAVTCAMHLYTLTGAVQDVPSDATAFGHRDARYVANIAGMWHDPAQNDANTAWVRDYYAAIAPHSEPGGYVNFASPDDQHRAPDDYGANHQRLTEVKRRHDPDNLFHLNQNIPPSPVPSPRGSTG